The Streptomyces sp. NBC_01463 DNA window GACGGGTGAGGGAGCGTCACACCGGGGGGCCAACTGCGGGGTGATACCCGGGTAGGGGGTGTACGGGGTGCGGGGTGCGCGGGGGCGTCCGGCGGCGGCAGCCGCTCTGTCCTCAGCCGCCGGACGGGCCGGGCGTGCCCGGTACCACAAGTCCCGCCTCGTACGCGAAGATCACCGCCTGCGCGCGGTCGCGCAGGTCCAGCTTGGCCAGCACACGACCGATGTGGGTCTTCACCGTCTGCTCCGCCAGCACCAGATGCCCCGCGATCTCCTGGTTCGACAGCCCGCGGGCGATCAGCTCCAGCACCTCGGTCTCGCGCGGCGTCAGTCCGTTCAGCCGCAGGGCCGCTCCGCCGCGCGCGGCTCCGGACGGCCGCTGCCGGGCGAAGTCCGCGATCAGACGCCGCGTCACGGACGGCGCCAGCAGCGCGTCGCCGGACGCCACCACCCGGACCGCCGAGATCAGGTCCGCCGGAGGGGCGTCCTTCAGCAGGAAGCCGGACGCCCCGGCGCGCAGCGCCTCGTACACGTAGTCGTCCACGTCGAACGTGGTCAGCATCAGCACCTTCGGCACG harbors:
- a CDS encoding response regulator transcription factor, whose protein sequence is MTIRVIIVDDQAMVRAGFAALLSAQTDIDVVGEAPDGRQGVDVSRHTHPDVVLMDVRMPEMDGLAAARELLNPPAGVVHVPKVLMLTTFDVDDYVYEALRAGASGFLLKDAPPADLISAVRVVASGDALLAPSVTRRLIADFARQRPSGAARGGAALRLNGLTPRETEVLELIARGLSNQEIAGHLVLAEQTVKTHIGRVLAKLDLRDRAQAVIFAYEAGLVVPGTPGPSGG